Proteins from a genomic interval of Coccinella septempunctata chromosome 2, icCocSept1.1, whole genome shotgun sequence:
- the LOC123307297 gene encoding putative lipoyltransferase 2, mitochondrial, whose amino-acid sequence MSPLVKILKLGTLSYETGLKLQCFMARKHILAENQNTLLLLEHKPVYTVGLRSSTYDENVEKKLRTLGADFHRTNRGGLITFHGPGQLIAYPILNLKEFKLTMKCYIASLEKTIISLCDLLNLNAYTCEHTGVWINDKKVCAIGVHGSRYITTHGLALNCSLDVLKWFEHIVPCGIEGKGVTSLSKELQKSFSVNEAADLFLNVFSDTFRCEYIDLSKDENNSLLAEVLLLKNQT is encoded by the coding sequence ATGTCCCCACTCGTTAAAATATTGAAACTAGGAACGTTGAGTTACGAAACAGGCCTAAAGCTGCAATGTTTCATGGCAAGAAAACATATTTTGGCCGAGAACCAAAATACTTTACTTCTTTTGGAGCACAAGCCTGTGTATACAGTTGGTTTAAGATCATCAACTTATGACGAAAACGTAGAAAAGAAACTGAGAACACTTGGGGCCGACTTTCATAGAACAAATAGAGGTGGTTTAATAACTTTTCATGGTCCTGGTCAATTGATAGCCTACCCTATTTTGAATTTAAAAGAGTTCAAATTAACTATGAAGTGCTACATAGCATCTTtagaaaaaacaattatcaGCCTCTGTGATTTACTGAATCTGAATGCTTATACTTGTGAACATACAGGAGTTTGGATAAATGATAAAAAAGTTTGTGCAATAGGCGTACATGGTAGTCGATATATCACAACTCATGGGTTAGCCCTTAACTGTTCTTTAGATGTGCTTAAATGGTTTGAACATATAGTTCCCTGTGGCATCGAAGGAAAAGGTGTAACAAGCTTGTCTAAAGAACTTCAAAAAAGTTTCAGTGTCAATGAAGCTGCTGATTTATTTTTAAATGTGTTTAGCGATACCTTCAGATGTGAATATATTgatttatcaaaagatgaaaaCAACAGTTTATTGGCCgaagtattattattaaaaaatcaaacatga
- the LOC123307390 gene encoding LYR motif-containing protein 4 has product MSPNRIQILSLYKTLLREASKFSSYNFRNYALRRIKDSFKENKNLNNEESIESHLSEARKNLEIIKRQVLIGRMYDTDKLVIEHETKYKSN; this is encoded by the exons ATGTCCCCAAATAGAATACAAATTTTAAGCTTATACAAAACACTATTACGTGAAGCTAGCAAATTTTCTTCTTACAATTTTAG AAATTACGCTCTACGTAGAATAAAAGACAGTTTCAAGGAAAATAAGAATCTCAACAACGAAGAGAGCATAGAATCTCATCTAAGTGAAGCTAGGAAAAATTTAGAAATCAttaagagacag GTTCTGATTGGCCGTATGTATGACACTGATAAACTAGTCATTGAACATGAAACGAAGTATAaatcaaattaa
- the LOC123307445 gene encoding 26S proteasome non-ATPase regulatory subunit 9, protein MNQEIRQEVLNLMDRKERIENEIKELTDVLHSNGVQMNDPLVDAEGYPINSIDIYQVRHARNKIICLQNDHKALMKEIEQGLYGYYSSSNLLANHDVEMEERSNKMVHKLPFAKINIVSDDSPAQFSGLNVGDELVEFGSINKGNFKSLSDIAAVVQHSEGKSLNVKVKRGDQFVTTELRPKRWKGRGLLGCNIIPLE, encoded by the exons ATGAACCAAGAAATCAGACAAGAAGTGCTGAACCTGATGGATAGAAAAGAAAggattgaaaatgaaataaaggAATTGACTGATGTTTTACACTCG AATGGTGTACAAATGAATGACCCTCTCGTTGATGCTGAAGGATATCCCATCAACTCAATAGACATTTATCAAGTAAGGCATGCTCGAAATAAAATCATAT GTTTACAGAATGATCATAAGGCTCTGATGAAAGAGATAGAACAAGGGCTCTATGGTTATTATTCCTCATCTAACTTACTAGCCAATCACGATGTGGAAATGGAAGAAAGATCTAATAAGATGGTCCACAAATTACCATTCGCAAAGATTAATATAGTTAGTGATGATTCACCAGCACAATTTTCT GGTTTGAATGTGGGTGATGAATTGGTAGAATTTGGATCTATAAACAAAGGCAATTTCAAAAGTTTAAGCGACATTGCTGCAGTCGTTCAACATTCAGAAGGAAAATCTTTGAATGTGAAAGTGAAACGAGGTGATCAATTTGTAACAACTGAATTAAGACCAAAAAGATGGAAGGGAAGGGGTCTATTAGGATGCAACATCATCCCACttgaataa
- the LOC123306777 gene encoding uncharacterized protein LOC123306777, which produces MFTCKFPTYRPRPNMAAASTQLIKNKQVDRSTLEGILGMFWNAEVTVSDVQLEPATSRGNNFISDAWRIKFEHTKKRRPQTVCTVRVEGDAYARKYTTIRRDGIRKSIFVKSRPEDEEHNALMHTDIAFKNEILAYEKVLMALDVYSNGPLRVPTYVYGNPTTVILEDMANKYFECMNRKYVISWNQVWSPIREMAKLHAASIVMKKLNKPYFEEMIKQITQVPLSETIKLAEKQASTIDTTIELLRVRNEPNAQEYIETLKELKEKAWNKQREIINKEAPVMVVNHGNFWINNLLYRNDLSMLLDWQHIVYSSPATDLCFFLYVNFATAFLTNQREALLSYYLMHLHQSIYDVCTERQMNISDIDGLLEPLTYEWIDSELKRCSLCGYMMAQWINPIFYWSEAVFDMMEKVGGMENMSVEQRLENMTSEQKDRVIQLTKVFMNEYREN; this is translated from the exons ATG tttacgTGTAAATTTCCCACCTACCGCCCACGTCCAAATATGGCAGCCGCATCCACAcaactcataaaaaataaacAGGTAGACAGGTCAACATTGGAAGGTATCCTGGGAATGTTCTGGAATGCAGAGGTGACAGTTTCGGACGTCCAATTGGAACCGGCAACTTCTAGAGGAAATAATTTCATATCTGATGCTTGGAGGATCAAATTCGAACATACGAAGAAGAGGAGGCCTCAAACTGTTTGTACAGTCAGGGTTGAGGGTGACGCGTACGCCAGGAAATACACTACTATACGTAGAG ACGGAATTCGCAAGTCGATTTTCGTCAAATCCAGACCCGAGGATGAGGAACACAACGCCCTAATGCACACTGATATCGCCTTCAAGAATGAAATATTGGCCTATGAAAAAGTTCTGATGGCTTTGGACGTTTACTCAAATGGACCCTTGAGGGTGCCAACATACGTATATGGAAATCCAACTACCGTGATCCTTGAAGATATGGCCAATAAGTACTTCGAATGCATGAATAGAAAATACGTCATTTCTTGGAATCAAGTGTGGTCTCCCATTCGG GAAATGGCCAAATTGCACGCAGCATCTATcgttatgaaaaaattgaacaagCCCTACTTCGAAGAAATGATCAAACAAATAACACAAGTCCCCCTGAGCGAAACTATAAAGCTCGCGGAAAAGCAAGCTAGTACAATAGATACAACTATTGAACTCCTCAGGGTTCGTAACGAACCAAATGCTCAAGAGTACATAGAAACCTTGAAAGAACTGAAAGAGAAGGCGTGGAACAAACAGAGAGAAATAATCAATAAAGAGGCTCCAGTTATGGTAGTGAATCATGGAAATTTCTGGATAAATAATTTACTCTACCGTAACGATCTGAGTATGCTCTTAGATTGGCAACACATTGTATACAGCTCTCCAGCAACAGACCTATGTTTCTTCCTATATGTCAATTTTGCTACAGCATTTTTAACTAATCAACGAGAGGCTCTCCTCAGTTATTATCTTATGCACTTGCATCAGTCCATCTATGACGTGTGCACTGAGAGGCAAATGAACATTTCTGACATTGATGGTCTTTTGGAACCCTTAACATACGAATGGATTGATAGTGAACTCAAGAGATGCAGCTTATGCGGCTACATGATGGCTCAGTGGATCAATCCCATTTTTTACTGGAGTGAAGCCGTTTTCGACATGATGGAAAAAGTGGGAGGTATGGAGAATATGTCAGTTGAACAAAGATTGGAAAATATGACTTCTGAACAGAAAGATAGAGTAATTCAATTGACTAAAGTATTTATGAATGAGTacagagaaaattga
- the LOC123306673 gene encoding uncharacterized protein LOC123306673, with translation MGVNHENNPSEIQSPMEAVVDTKGECKTDLLEKVLARFWEKEAVHIKNAKTEPATSKGTNFTSDVWRVNFTYTVDDGKDPHTDCVVVKTRPSCEETRKLMHTKTAFTNEIFAYEHVIPALSFHVGVPLRVPQFYHGNDNSIVFEDMQKRSFKTINKKLAVEWNQVWSAIEEMAKLHAASIVMKKTAPEKFEALTNSIIRIPVEDTEPLGDRQRNALDTILKVLEESKTPEATKLIDMLKPISQNAWLRQKDIIDDEVPIRVINHGSVWINNLLYRNDMITLLDWQHIVYSSPAHDLSFFLYVNIDTDFLANKKQKLVDFYLSNLHQFIFDGCVNKITAEELNELLKPLTSEWINAELKRFSIYGFMMAQWITPVFYWSEAVFQTIAEKGGLENMSVEDRMKHMTSDQRDRMIKLTKLFAEESK, from the exons ATGGGCGTAAATCATGAAAATAACCCAAGTGAAATACAAAGTCCAATGGAGGCAGTAGTCGATACGAAAGGCGAATGTAAAACTGATTTATTAGAAAAGGTTTTAGCTAGATTTTGGGAAAAGGAAGCGGTCCATATTAAAAACGCTAAAACCGAGCCTGCTACGTCCAAGGGAACCAACTTCACTTCAGACGTTTGGAGAGTCAATTTCACATACACCGTAGATGACGGTAAAG ATCCTCATACGGATTGTGTCGTGGTGAAGACGAGGCCAAGCTGCGAGGAAACTCGCAAATTGATGCATACCAAAACGGCCTTCACCAACGAGATTTTCGCCTACGAACATGTGATACCAGCATTGAGTTTTCACGTAGGTGTACCCCTTCGTGTACCCCAATTTTACCATGGAAACGACAACAGTATCGTCTTCGAAGATATGCAGAAGAGGTCGTTCAAAACCATCAACAAGAAGCTAGCTGTCGAATGGAACCAAGTTTGGTCAGCTATAGAG GAAATGGCGAAACTGCACGCCGCCTCCATAGTCATGAAGAAGACGGCTCCGGAGAAATTCGAAGCGCTCACCAATTCCATCATCAGAATACCGGTCGAGGACACCGAACCACTGGGCGACAGGCAACGCAACGCTCTGGACACCATCCTGAAAGTTTTGGAAGAGTCCAAGACCCCGGAAGCCACCAAACTGATCGACATGCTGAAACCGATAAGCCAAAACGCTTGGCTGCGTCAGAAGGACATCATTGACGACGAGGTACCGATCAGGGTCATCAACCACGGAAGCGTCTGGATCAACAACCTCCTCTACCGCAACGATATGATCACCCTGCTGGACTGGCAGCACATCGTCTACAGTTCCCCAGCGCACGATCTCAGCTTCTTCCTCTACGTCAACATCGACACCGACTTCTTGGCCAATAAGAAACAGAAACTGGTCGATTTCTACCTGTCCAACCTGCACCAGTTCATCTTCGACGGCTGCGTGAACAAAATCACCGCCGAAGAGCTGAACGAGTTGCTGAAGCCCCTGACCAGCGAGTGGATCAATGCCGAGCTGAAGAGATTCAGCATTTACGGCTTCATGATGGCCCAGTGGATAACTCCGGTGTTCTATTGGAGCGAGGCTGTGTTCCAGACCATCGCCGAGAAGGGAGGCTTGGAGAACATGTCGGTGGAGGATAGGATGAAGCACATGACATCTGATCAGAGGGATAGGATGATCAAGCTCACCAAATTATTCGCCGAAGAGTCTAAGTAG
- the LOC123306776 gene encoding zinc finger X-chromosomal protein-like, whose protein sequence is MKEVDDRSSIELKKLENNPEIEILPVNFIPLKETNEELDNSDISYPGVEIAEIYNRTAEPSDTTNLELKNENIDIENEGLCYDIKTENECIQALENRVDSINTPVNANMKKYNENYMVDKPLEGAVDSGDNEFHCQFCNQSFGKKYLLKKHLEAVHFKMKPFKCDKCDFRALHNCSLQHHISAVHLKIKHKCDLCDYTTTWKSQLQTHLHFVHSKTKTYPCYLCDHIFPRKYALQHHVKTVHSKIRDHNCHLCEYSAADRCTLDNHIRAVHLKIKHKCDFCDYSSGWPSQLRNHINTTHSNQASKCTFCDRKFTRAYAMKQHIRAVHSKIKNHSCHLCEYTSAQSSNLKAHIEAVHFKHKPFECEFCGHNFNQRSSLRKHIECVHLRAKKFKCEFCDYKTSASGYLKAHIDAVHKNVRKYKCDLCGKGFSQTAHRKLHMARFHADILDEDDVEEDNDEYEDDEEEENLQYEDDKQEENLQDDVEIKIEEPELVTEESLNE, encoded by the exons ATGAAAGAAGTTGACGACCGCTCATCAATAGAACTGAAAAAACTAGAAAATAATCCCGAAATAGAAATTTTACCTGTAAATTTTATCCCTTTGAAAGAAACTAATGAAGAATTAGATAATTCGGACATTTCCTATCCTGGAGTAGA AATAGCTGAAATTTATAACCGAACAGCAGAACCCTCAGATACAACCAACCTGgagttgaaaaatgaaaatattgatattgaaaATGAAGGGTTGTGTTACgatatcaaaacagaaaatgAGTGTATTCAAGCACTGGAAAATAGAGTCGATAGCATTAATACACCAGTGAATgctaatatgaaaaaatataatga aaattataTGGTGGATAAACCTTTGGAAGGCGCAGTTGATTCTGGAGACAATGAATTTCATTGCCAATTCTGTAATCAGTCTTTTGgtaaaaaatatcttttgaagAAACATCTGGAAGCAGTGcatttcaaaatgaaaccaTTCAAGTGTGATAAGTGTGACTTCAGAGCCCTACATAATTGTAGTCTACAACACCACATAAGTGCAGTACACctaaaaataaaacataaatgTGACTTGTGCGACTACACAACTACATGGAAATCTCAATTACAGACTCATTTACATTTTGTCCACTCCAAAACGAAAACATATCCATGTTATCTGTGTGATCACATCTTTCCTCGGAAGTACGCCCTCCAGCATCATGTCAAGACTGTCCACTCTAAAATAAGGGATCATAACTGTCATTTGTGTGAGTATAG TGCTGCAGATAGATGCACACTAGATAATCACATTCGTGCAGTCCAtctaaaaataaaacataaatgTGACTTTTGCGACTACAGTAGTGGATGGCCTTCCCAACTGCGAAACCACATTAATACAACTCATTCAAACCAAGCCAGCAAATGTACTTTCTGTGACCGAAAGTTCACCAGGGCCTATGCAATGAAACAACATATAAGGGCAGTGCATTCTAAGATAAAGAATCATTCCTGCCATCTTTGTGAGTATACCTCAGCACAAAGCTCCAACTTGAAGGCTCACATTGAAGCAGTACACTTTAAGCATAAGCCGTTTGAATGTGAGTTTTGTGGCCATAATTTCAATCAGAGAAGTTCGCTCAGGAAACATATAGAGTGTGTTCATTTAAGAGCTAAAAAGTTCAAGTGTGAATTCTGTGATTACAAAACATCAGCTAGCGGTTACCTAAAAGCTCATATTGATGCAGTTCATAAAAATGTGAGAAAATATAAGTGTGATTTATGCGGAAAGGGCTTCTCTCAAACTGCTCATAGGAAGTTGCACATGGCCAGATTTCATGCTGATATCCTTGATGAAGATGATGTTGAAGAAGATAATGATGAGTATGAAGATGATGAAGAAGAGGAAAACTTACAATATGAAGATGACAAACAAGAGGAAAACTTACAGGATGATGTTGAAATCAAAATAGAAGAACCAGAATTAGTAACTGAagaatcattgaatgaataG
- the LOC123307295 gene encoding retinol dehydrogenase 7-like encodes MGTISKYSLTAFEILNEAYTAVGAGLFGMAKLLVDGFDTSNFFRTAAMIGLTGSCLMYALHNTEKLTPSSKNVIFITGCDSGLGFSFAQHMADIGFTVIAGFLNLKSQGAQVIKEKYSEDQIVPLLLDLTDHNNITEVVKYVEIFLDANRYNLYAVVNNAAIMIFGEFEWLTQKHISQQMNVNLLGPMMMTKEFLPLLRKYRGRIINISSHCSNQSLPGLSVYGATKYGLKGWSEALRLETAKYGIKVVNLIPGSFTTQSNIMANQPKYADEMYVNMSKEQKSFYNRYFREYHTYLTVIKPPSEVRKVQDPKLYELFEEALLNVSPRIVYKNEPWRYLIYHSLFYWSPTTIKDFFIEKFMHIPKYTKSEIDIIA; translated from the exons ATGGGAACGATATCGAAATATTCCCTCACAGCTTTCGAAATTTTAAATGAAGCTTACACTGCGGTTGGGGCAGGGCTCTTTGGAATGGCAAAGTTACTGGTTGATGGTTTCGACACAAGTAATTTTTTTAGAACAGCGGCTATGATTGGTTTAACAGGATCTTGTTTGATGTATGCTCTTCACAACACAGAAAAATTGACACCGTCATccaaaaatgtaattttcataACAGGATGTGACTCTGGTTTGGGATTTTCATTTGCCCAACATATGGCAGATATAGGTTTCACTGTCATCGCTGGATTTTTGAATCTGAAGTCGCAAGGTGCTCAAGTAATAAAAGAGAAATATTCTGAAGATCAAATAGTTCCACTTCTCTTAGATTTAACGGATCATAATAACATCACTGAGGTAGTGAAATATGTAGAGATATTTTTAGATGCTAATAGATACA ATTTATATGCTGTTGTGAATAATGCTGCAATAATGATTTTTGGAGAGTTTGAATGGTTAACTCAGAAACATATATCTCAACAAATGAACGTTAATTTGCTAGGCCCAATGATGATGACAAAGGAGTTTCTTCCCTTATTAAGAAAATATAGAG GTAGAATTATAAACATAAGTAGTCATTGTAGTAATCAGAGTCTCCCGGGACTTTCTGTATATGGTGCAACTAAATATGGATTGAAGGGCTGGAGTGAAGCTCTCAGATTAGAAACCGCAAAGTATGGAATTAAAGTAGTGAATTTAATTCCTGGATCTTTCACGACTCAGAGCAATATTATGGCAAACCAACCAAAATATGCAGATGAAATGTATGTCAACATGTCCAAAGAACAAAAATCCTTTTACAACAGATATTTCAGAGAATATCACACATACTTAACAGTCATCAAGCCCCCTTCAGAAGTTAGGAAAGTTCAAGATCCTAAACTCTACGAGTTATTTGAAGAAGCTCTTTTAAAtgtttcaccaagaattgtttACAAAAATGAGCCATGGAGATATTTAATTTATCACTCATTATTTTACTGGAGTCCTACAACAATTAAggacttttttattgaaaaatttatgcaTATACCAAAGTATACAAAATCTGAAATTGATATAATAGCTTAA
- the LOC123306672 gene encoding uncharacterized protein LOC123306672, giving the protein MATVVSKGSCNLDALKRIVCKFLKKDVEITNPLLEPAVPKGGNFISDAWRLSFFLKSEGITTSDSVIVKAKPANESQNKLMHTEVAFKNEILAYETIIPTLNKYVCSPIRVPQYLHGDLTNIVLEDMSKTGFQTVDKQLAIEWNQVWSPIQEIAKLHASSICMQHLDKAGFESLKNQIIDIPLPESSPLGEKQVHVLDTILGVLKERREDKKYIDLVESLKANAWRDQKEIVQKDVPVRVINHGSLWINNAVFRKDMATLLDLQHIVYSTPANDLSFFMYVNLDPKFFTNNRKDLLRFYLLSLHSNITDRLGIAQSAEVIEPLNYDWIDREFRRCSLYAYMMAQWIMPVFYWSDVVFGQLEAKGGFEKLSVPERMSYLSSEQKDRIVKLTKLFVEESSKN; this is encoded by the exons ATGGCAACAGTTGTATCAAAGGGATCATGCAATTTGGACGCACTGAAAAGGATCGTCTGCAAGTTCTTAAAAAAGGATGTGGAAATAACCAATCCCTTGTTAGAACCAGCGGTTCCCAAAGGCGGCAATTTCATATCAGATGCCTGGAGACTGAGCTTTTTCCTGAAGTCAGAGGGCATAA CTACCTCAGACAGTGTGATAGTGAAGGCGAAGCCAGCAAACGAGTCCCAGAACAAGCTCATGCACACTGAAGTCGCtttcaaaaacgaaattttGGCTTACGAAACCATCATCCCAACTTTGAACAAATACGTCTGCAGTCCCATCCGTGTGCCTCAATACCTCCATGGGGACCTAACCAACATCGTTCTGGAGGACATGAGCAAGACCGGCTTCCAGACAGTCGATAAGCAACTTGCTATCGAATGGAACCAAGTTTGGTCGCCCATCCAG GAAATCGCAAAGTTACACGCTTCCTCCATCTGCATGCAACACTTGGACAAGGCTGGTTTCGAGTCTCTGAAGAATCAGATAATCGACATCCCTCTTCCTGAATCGTCCCCACTTGGCGAGAAGCAAGTTCACGTTTTGGACACCATCCTGGGGGTCCTCAAGGAAAGAAGAGAAGATAAGAAGTACATCGATCTGGTAGAGAGCTTGAAGGCAAACGCCTGGAGGGACCAGAAAGAAATCGTCCAAAAAGACGTCCCGGTCCGTGTTATCAACCACGGCAGTCTCTGGATCAACAACGCCGTCTTCAGGAAAGACATGGCGACGCTCCTAGATTTGCAGCATATTGTCTACAGCACCCCAGCCAACGACCTCAGCTTCTTCATGTATGTCAATTTGGATCCCAAGTTCTTCACCAACAACAGAAAGGACCTACTGCGTTTCTACCTGTTGAGTTTACACTCGAACATCACCGACAGGCTGGGTATCGCCCAATCTGCCGAAGTTATCGAACCTTTGAACTACGACTGGATTGATAGGGAATTCAGAAGGTGCAGCCTGTACGCTTACATGATGGCGCAATGGATCATGCCTGTGTTTTACTGGAGCGACGTAGTCTTTGGACAACTGGAAGCTAAGGGAGGATTCGAAAAATTGTCAGTGCCAGAGAGGATGTCGTATCTCAGCTCAGAACAAAAAGACAGAATTGTGAAGCTCACGAaactttttgttgaagaatcatCCAAGAACTAA
- the LOC123307843 gene encoding uncharacterized protein LOC123307843, producing MRRNNKMFGNTTVSSRSSSSRSGNSYGRNSSMPSLRMHNPLSPKTSFNPLFRHSDQLTSFDASNFVLQDDKCKRLEKKRTYLRRYNSHESSYSFDIIKSDSQDNTPDSTKSRIGSIEESHSSSADRRNDKEFGARDFLERYSLPRVVKIDGGEPLLLYRCFDSFTKIQAKAVFFKKGKEKVDENLLQFPEGYSGWFSLLNEKGEKHAVAHSSILHLVREQVCSFLAVQPFSAYATQSTDPADTDGKLAYFKTQVPGGQLFQLRAVFQHQERSDGSRKSSTRSSRISRSSRDKDLANRYAQLVSQTNQELYVPLTTKGEFYETHTSLKSRLCFPGMLDKTGPLALDKDCLYKISHLLRRVPLPVKVKLLHGSLPDGIPKDFTDTFILEKKFREPILVTCTLPPPWSDTSHKISCYNLNSKIKIAKFTFGFDSENRLFKSQRVQSALAYCHKNVETWYKDVKLVPNVKEQCREEEQRTVEEFCADCKKAKQNCNENGCIVERENVTNNENKQIITKEMMNKFPKPKKWYQHFKLLSANSDGGFEELRDPMDGMEKRRSIDRYKDMSKLIEEKLGRKGYNPVKKSASFMFSAKRIDFEAAQKNSNNPALLKCQSLDSQLYPLAEETPDRCGTSRSNKSDNLSYEFQMCILDSGTSSGERRGKQEINIVRKNQSCNDVKQVSSAVSRVNMENRMIGGVEGGKLKKTKPDLIPTLPKEETVPNSFITERLCAEFHVKTKVQKKSNKIEANLGNKFQANNPKRIPSKSSQKEDYKVSRVLLNVDEIPYSHVVDEVCSSPSGKMENIYAEICETDTQMCNKCDNKNCECMRTKSTQYCYVKLGSNGDSVTQSDSDDAIYNTLR from the exons ATGCGACGCAACAATAAGATGTTTGGAAACACCACAGTTTCGTCCAGGAGCAGCTCTAGCAGGAGTGGAAACAGCTATGGAAGAAACTCATCCATGCCCTCCCTACGTATGCACAATCCCCTCTCCCCCAAgacctccttcaaccctctgttCAGGCATTCCGACCAGCTGACCAGTTTCGACGCCTCTAACTTCGTTCTGCAGGACGACAAATGCAAGAGGTTGGAGAAGAAGCGTACGTACCTCAGGAGATACAACTCCCACGAGTCGAGCTACAGCTTCGACATAATCAAGAGCGACTcgcaggacaacacccctgaTTCCACGAAGAGCAGGATAGGTAGCATAGAGGAGTCGCATTCTTCTTCTGCTGACAGGAGGAACGATAAGGAATTTGGAGCCAGGGACTTCTTGGAACGGTACTCCCTTCCCAGGGTGGTCAAGATCGATGGGGGTGAACCGCTGCTTCTGTACAGGTGCTTCGATAGTTTTACCAAGATCCAAGCGAAGGCTGTGTTTTTCAAAAAGGGGAAGGAGAAGGTCGACGAGAACCTACTGCAGTTTCCGGAGGGTTATTCAG GTTGGTTTTCCCTTCTTAACGAGAAAGGAGAAAAGCATGCTGTGGCACACTCCTCCATTCTGCATCTGGTTAGAGAGCAAGTGTGCTCTTTTTTAGCAGTTCAACCATTCAGCGCCTATGCCACTCAGTCCACAGATCCAGCTG atacagATGGCAAACTGGCATACTTCAAGACGCAGGTTCCAGGTGGTCAATTATTCCAGTTAAGAGCTGTATTCCAGCACCAGGAACGATCTGACGGGAGTCGAAAAAGCTCAACCAGGTCATCGCGAATATCTAGATCTTCCAGGGACAAGGACCTAGCGAACAGATACGCGCAACTTGTCAGTCAAACGAATCAG GAACTATACGTACCGCTGACGACCAAAGGCGAATTCTACGAAACCCACACATCCCTGAAGTCTAGACTTTGCTTTCCTGGTATGCTGGACAAAACAGGACCGTTGGCATTGGACAAAGATTGCCTGTATAAGATATCTCACTTGCTGAGAAGGGTACCCTTGCCAGTCAAAGTGAAACTTCTACATGGTTCATTACCAGATGGAATACCAAAGGATTTTACAG ATACCTTCATTCTAGAGAAAAAATTCCGGGAGCCCATTTTGGTTACCTGCACTTTACCCCCTCCATGGTCGGATACTTCCCACAAGATAAGCTGTTACAATCTtaattccaaaataaaaatcgcCAAATTCACCTTCGGTTTCGACTCAGAAAACAGACTGTTCAAGTCGCAAAGAGTTCAGTCGGCACTGGCCTACTGTCACAAAAATGTGGAGACTTGGTATAAAGATGTAAAACTGGTTCCTAACGTAAAAGAGCAATGCAGAGAAGAAGAACAGAGGACAGTGGAAGAATTTTGCGCGGATTGCAAGAAAGCGAAACAGAATTGTAACGAAAATGGGTGTATTGTTGAAAGGGAGAATGTAACTAACAACGAGAACAAACAGATTATAACGAAAGAAATGatgaataagttcccgaaaccGAAAAAGTGGTACCAGCACTTCAAGCTGTTGAGCGCGAACAGCGATGGGGGTTTCGAAGAGTTAAGAGACCCGATGGATGGCATGGAGAAGAGGCGAAGTATAGACAGATACAAAGATATGTCGAAGCTAATAGAAGAGAAGCTCGGAAGAAAGGGATACAACCCTGTGAAAAAGTCCGCCAGCTTCATGTTCTCCGCCAAACGGATAGACTTCGAAGCAGCGCAGAAAAACTCCAACAATCCCGCGTTACTGAAATGCCAGAGTCTGGACAGTCAGCTGTATCCCCTTGCCGAAGAAACCCCCGACAGATGTGGCACTTCCAGGTCCAACAAATCGGACAACTTGAGCTATGAATTCCAAATGTGCATTTTGGATTCGGGAACGAGCTCGGGAGAGAGAAGAGGAAAGCAAGAGATAAACATAGTTCGCAAAAACCAGTCGTGTAACGATGTAAAACAAGTAAGTTCCGCGGTGAGTCGTGTAAATATGGAAAATAGAATGATCGGAGGTGTGGAAGGAGGTAAACTGAAAAAGACTAAACCAGATCTTATACCAACGTTACCAAAGGAAGAAACTGTACCGAATTCCTTCATCACCGAGCGTCTTTGTGCAGAATTCCACGTTAAAACCAAAGTACAAAAGAAATCCAACAAGATAGAAGCGAACTTGGGTAACAAGTTTCAAGCTAATAATCCTAAGAGAATTCCTAGTAAATCTTCTCAAAAAGAGGACTACAAGGTGTCCAGAGTGTTGTTGAATGTGGATGAAATTCCTTATAGTCATGTAGTGGATGAGGTCTGCAGTTCCCCATCTGGAAAAATGGAGAATATATATGCGGAAATCTGCGAGACAGATACTCAGATGTGCAATAAATGTGATAATAAAAATTGTGAATGCATGAGGACTAAAAGTACCCAATACTGTTATGTAAAGTTAGGCTCAAATGGGGACAGTGTTACGCAATCGGACTCTGACGATGCTATTTATAATACTCTAAGATGA